The following are encoded together in the Flavobacterium sp. TR2 genome:
- the yidC gene encoding membrane protein insertase YidC, whose translation MEEKKLDLNSIIGFVLIFGILIWIMYQNQPSEKEIAAEKAKKELVAKQEAQAKADKAKTASLPAAAVTPGDTVQLAQLQKTLGGFAYSATLPSAKEAFTTIENEKLRLKIANKGGYIVEATLKEFERLKKGSGQLVELIKNNNSNLNLQLLTTDNRTLNSKDLYFEPTLEKIGADQVLSMRLKAGANEFLEYKYILKPNDYLVGFDIRSQGLNRVLNSAKPVDLQWDLKTYRNEKSVAYENRYAQIDYKYEESKYNNVSSHGQGKEETPTKVSYVAFKQHFFTTILSTEKPFETSKLQSDDLVKDDKIDTVFTKQFRANLPLAFSNGEIDYKMNLYMGPADYKTLKAYDKNFEKIIPLGWGIFGWINKWIFIPLFGFLSSTIGLSLGIAIIIFTIIIKLAMSPITYKSFLSQAKMKVLRPDIAELGEKFKKDPMKKQQETMKLYNKAGVNPMAGCIPALIQLPFMYASFQFFPAAFELRQKSFLWADDLSSFDSIVKLPFNIPMYGDHISLFPILAAIAIFFYMKMTSGDQQMAAPQQEGMPDMAKMMKIMIYVSPLMMLIFFNNYGSGLSLYNFISNLITIGIMFVIKNYIVDSDKIHAQIQENKQREPKKPSKFQQRLQEVMEQQEAAKAAQANKKKK comes from the coding sequence ATGGAAGAAAAAAAATTAGACCTCAATTCGATCATTGGTTTTGTATTGATATTCGGAATTTTGATTTGGATAATGTATCAAAATCAGCCTTCTGAAAAAGAAATTGCTGCTGAGAAAGCCAAGAAAGAATTAGTTGCTAAACAAGAAGCACAAGCAAAAGCAGACAAAGCTAAAACTGCGTCATTACCAGCTGCAGCTGTAACTCCTGGAGATACAGTTCAATTGGCTCAATTGCAAAAAACTTTAGGAGGATTTGCTTATTCTGCAACACTTCCTTCTGCAAAAGAAGCTTTTACTACAATCGAAAACGAAAAATTAAGATTAAAGATTGCTAATAAAGGTGGGTATATTGTTGAAGCTACTTTAAAAGAATTCGAAAGATTAAAAAAAGGTTCTGGTCAATTAGTTGAGTTAATCAAAAACAACAACTCAAACTTAAATTTACAGCTTCTTACTACAGATAATAGAACATTAAATTCTAAAGATTTGTATTTTGAGCCAACATTAGAAAAAATTGGTGCAGACCAAGTTCTTTCTATGCGTTTGAAAGCTGGAGCTAATGAATTTTTAGAATACAAATATATTCTTAAGCCAAACGATTACTTAGTTGGTTTTGATATTCGTTCTCAAGGATTAAACAGAGTTTTAAATTCTGCTAAACCAGTTGATTTGCAATGGGATTTAAAAACATACAGAAACGAGAAAAGTGTTGCTTATGAAAATCGTTATGCGCAAATTGATTACAAATACGAAGAATCAAAATACAATAACGTAAGTTCACACGGGCAAGGAAAAGAAGAAACTCCTACTAAAGTGAGTTATGTTGCGTTTAAACAGCATTTCTTTACTACAATTTTATCTACAGAAAAACCTTTTGAAACTTCAAAATTACAATCTGACGATTTAGTTAAAGACGATAAAATTGATACAGTTTTCACTAAACAGTTTAGAGCTAATTTGCCTTTAGCGTTTTCAAATGGAGAGATCGATTACAAAATGAATTTGTATATGGGTCCTGCAGATTACAAAACATTAAAAGCTTACGATAAAAACTTCGAAAAGATTATTCCGCTTGGATGGGGAATCTTCGGATGGATCAACAAATGGATTTTCATTCCATTATTCGGATTCTTAAGTTCAACAATAGGATTGTCATTAGGAATTGCAATCATTATTTTTACGATTATCATCAAATTGGCCATGTCGCCAATTACTTATAAGTCATTCTTGTCTCAGGCTAAAATGAAAGTTTTAAGACCTGATATTGCTGAGTTGGGAGAGAAATTCAAAAAAGACCCAATGAAGAAACAACAGGAAACTATGAAACTGTACAACAAAGCAGGTGTAAACCCAATGGCCGGATGTATCCCTGCATTGATTCAGTTGCCTTTCATGTATGCATCGTTCCAGTTTTTCCCTGCAGCATTTGAATTAAGACAAAAAAGCTTCCTTTGGGCAGACGATTTATCTTCTTTTGACTCGATTGTAAAATTACCGTTCAATATTCCTATGTATGGAGATCATATCAGTTTGTTCCCAATTTTGGCGGCAATTGCGATTTTCTTCTACATGAAGATGACTTCTGGAGATCAGCAGATGGCTGCTCCTCAGCAAGAAGGTATGCCAGATATGGCAAAAATGATGAAAATCATGATTTATGTTTCGCCATTAATGATGTTAATTTTCTTTAACAACTACGGTTCTGGATTGTCTTTATACAACTTCATTTCGAACTTAATTACGATCGGAATTATGTTTGTGATCAAGAATTATATTGTAGACAGTGATAAAATTCACGCTCAAATTCAAGAAAACAAACAAAGAGAACCTAAGAAACCAAGCAAGTTCCAACAGCGTCTTCAAGAAGTAATGGAACAGCAGGAAGCGGCAAAAGCAGCTCAAGCAAACAAAAAGAAAAAATAA
- a CDS encoding toxin-antitoxin system YwqK family antitoxin: protein MISKKIILVLLFLTALFSNAQTDINKVDAAGKKDGLWKGTYAESKRPRYEGTFDHGKETGIFKFFDDTKKGDVIATRDFSANDGSSYTIFYDQGKNIVSEGKEIGKAREGEWKYYHKASKVLMTVENYKNGKLDGPRTIYYPNAQIAEEMTYKNGLKEGPYKKIGQDGTLLEESIFKNNEYNGETVFYDSDKSVASKGKFVNGKKAGIWQFYQKGKLVKEVNMSDPKNTNKASEKGGTPKK, encoded by the coding sequence ATGATCTCAAAAAAAATCATACTTGTATTGTTGTTCCTAACTGCATTATTTTCGAATGCGCAAACTGATATTAATAAAGTTGATGCGGCTGGAAAAAAAGATGGACTTTGGAAAGGAACTTATGCCGAATCTAAACGCCCTCGCTATGAAGGAACTTTTGATCATGGAAAAGAGACAGGTATTTTTAAATTTTTTGATGATACAAAAAAAGGCGATGTTATAGCTACAAGAGATTTTAGCGCAAATGATGGAAGTTCGTACACCATTTTTTATGATCAGGGTAAAAATATAGTAAGCGAAGGAAAAGAGATTGGAAAAGCGCGCGAAGGCGAGTGGAAATATTATCATAAAGCTTCTAAAGTTTTGATGACGGTTGAGAATTATAAAAACGGAAAACTAGACGGTCCAAGAACTATTTATTATCCAAATGCCCAAATTGCAGAAGAGATGACGTATAAAAATGGTTTAAAAGAAGGGCCTTATAAGAAAATAGGGCAGGATGGAACGCTTCTAGAAGAATCGATTTTTAAAAATAACGAATACAATGGAGAAACTGTTTTTTATGATTCAGATAAATCGGTGGCTTCCAAAGGAAAATTTGTAAATGGGAAAAAAGCTGGAATCTGGCAATTTTATCAAAAAGGAAAATTGGTGAAAGAAGTTAATATGAGCGATCCTAAAAATACGAATAAAGCTTCTGAAAAAGGAGGAACGCCAAAAAAATAA
- a CDS encoding DUF4956 domain-containing protein encodes MDLKELLGRFLLLFFSILVLYFFSNRKDNATINPLMVIVGLCTFSLCYLFTKIEIGVGIGFGLFAIFSILRFRTQSFTVNAIIFLFATITLSILDIMYPFEKIELLLFFQLIIIGFYIAASIIVNKKASKYLNSVDVKIPLDENFSLNTEVIRKSIQEKIKIEDFDFRIVLINTANNEIDLLVFY; translated from the coding sequence ATGGATTTAAAAGAGCTTTTAGGACGATTTTTATTGTTGTTTTTCTCAATTTTGGTATTGTATTTTTTCTCCAACAGAAAAGATAATGCGACCATAAATCCGTTGATGGTCATTGTCGGTCTCTGCACTTTTTCGCTTTGTTATCTTTTTACCAAAATTGAAATTGGAGTCGGAATTGGTTTTGGTCTTTTCGCCATTTTTTCAATTCTCCGTTTTAGAACGCAGAGTTTTACTGTAAACGCGATCATTTTTCTCTTTGCAACAATTACGCTGTCTATTTTGGATATTATGTATCCGTTTGAGAAAATCGAATTGCTTTTGTTTTTCCAATTAATCATAATAGGATTCTATATCGCCGCGTCGATTATTGTCAATAAAAAAGCTTCAAAATACCTTAATTCTGTTGATGTGAAAATTCCGTTAGATGAAAATTTTTCTTTGAATACAGAAGTAATCAGAAAATCAATTCAAGAAAAAATTAAGATTGAAGATTTTGATTTTAGAATTGTCTTAATCAATACTGCAAATAACGAAATAGATTTATTGGTTTTTTATTAA
- a CDS encoding PEP/pyruvate-binding domain-containing protein encodes MKKFFYSLFFLFVLTSLSAQRFSASLPNYEAYKAFRGKPLSDKFSNIESVKVIYDLRKQKMYYFNSSVILLHYDFVVNYLGYSQDLEVFNNKNYSDTEKNRDFLLGNLNHIKGTDKWIFELAASDHMPVPLIERFFNLVKNSTFIGEKLKFYLNNPDMMKWHQEQKFKIPCVKSDYIFGEVKYQEVVRGTNIGILQQYKIKELGTIKPNSDEIIILDGTPDILPNVRGIIVNELQTPLSHLVLLGKNRKIPIMAYTDVGKDNNIKKLLSKKVELKIEVDTFFLKETSKKIPVKAVGKKKKLTIDNSVTDLVSLSEIPKKGVNYIGSKAQNMAYLIAISKEIPFRTPEDAHAIPFYFYTKHIQKSSISPLINELLAYPHKDSTIWINKQLKKIRDAIKKENVDPALIAKLNETFKNAKFKNFRFRSSTNAEDLDDFNGAGLYDSKTGILGDSIKTFEKAIKQVWASVWNEASYNERELFGIDQQNIAMGVLVHRSFPDELANGVIITKNIFRENFPGITVNVQKGENSVVKPEKGEICEQFVAYHFNDGKDETDFDIDYTSNSNLNNNEPLLTRKEMSNLYDVSKKIESKMYRYWRKNLFHPVDIEFKIVGEKRDLYIKQVRPFND; translated from the coding sequence ATGAAAAAATTCTTTTACAGCTTATTTTTCCTTTTCGTCTTAACTTCGTTAAGTGCGCAGCGATTTAGCGCGTCTTTGCCTAATTACGAAGCGTATAAAGCATTTAGAGGAAAGCCATTATCTGATAAATTTTCAAATATAGAATCTGTAAAAGTCATTTACGATCTTCGGAAACAGAAAATGTATTATTTCAACAGCAGCGTTATTTTGCTTCATTACGATTTCGTTGTCAACTATTTGGGATACAGCCAAGATCTTGAAGTTTTTAATAATAAAAATTACAGCGATACGGAGAAAAACAGAGACTTCCTTCTCGGAAATTTAAACCATATCAAGGGAACCGATAAATGGATTTTTGAACTCGCTGCGTCAGACCATATGCCTGTTCCGCTAATTGAACGTTTTTTCAATTTGGTCAAAAATTCCACATTTATTGGCGAAAAGCTTAAGTTTTATTTGAATAATCCTGATATGATGAAGTGGCATCAGGAGCAAAAATTCAAAATTCCGTGCGTTAAATCAGATTATATTTTTGGAGAAGTCAAATATCAGGAAGTTGTTCGAGGCACCAATATTGGAATTCTGCAACAATACAAAATCAAAGAATTAGGAACTATAAAACCTAACTCTGATGAAATCATTATTTTGGATGGAACGCCAGATATCCTTCCAAACGTTCGAGGAATTATTGTAAACGAACTCCAAACACCTTTAAGCCATTTGGTGCTATTAGGAAAAAACCGAAAGATTCCGATCATGGCTTATACCGATGTTGGAAAAGACAACAACATCAAGAAACTGCTTTCAAAAAAAGTAGAATTAAAAATAGAAGTTGATACTTTTTTCTTAAAAGAAACATCCAAAAAAATCCCAGTAAAAGCAGTAGGAAAAAAGAAAAAGCTAACAATTGACAATTCTGTAACAGATTTGGTCAGCTTATCTGAAATCCCGAAAAAAGGCGTGAATTATATTGGCTCGAAAGCACAAAATATGGCATATCTGATTGCAATCTCGAAAGAAATTCCATTTAGAACTCCAGAAGATGCACACGCTATTCCGTTTTATTTTTACACGAAACACATTCAGAAATCTTCTATCTCTCCTTTAATCAACGAACTTTTGGCTTATCCGCATAAAGATTCGACGATTTGGATTAACAAACAATTGAAAAAAATTAGAGATGCCATTAAAAAAGAAAATGTTGATCCAGCCTTAATAGCCAAACTCAATGAAACTTTTAAAAATGCAAAATTTAAAAATTTCAGATTTCGTTCCTCTACAAATGCAGAAGATTTGGATGATTTTAATGGCGCTGGACTATACGATTCTAAAACCGGAATTTTAGGAGACAGCATTAAAACTTTTGAAAAAGCTATAAAACAAGTCTGGGCAAGCGTCTGGAATGAAGCTTCGTATAACGAAAGAGAGCTTTTTGGAATTGACCAGCAAAATATTGCCATGGGCGTTTTAGTGCATCGCTCATTTCCTGACGAATTAGCAAATGGCGTTATTATCACTAAAAACATATTTAGAGAAAACTTTCCAGGAATTACGGTCAATGTTCAAAAAGGAGAAAACTCTGTCGTAAAACCCGAAAAAGGAGAAATCTGCGAGCAGTTTGTTGCCTATCATTTTAATGATGGAAAAGATGAAACCGATTTTGACATCGATTATACTTCCAATTCAAATTTGAATAACAATGAGCCTTTATTGACTAGAAAAGAAATGAGCAATCTGTATGATGTCAGCAAAAAAATTGAAAGCAAAATGTATCGATATTGGCGCAAAAACCTATTTCATCCTGTTGACATCGAATTTAAAATTGTGGGAGAAAAAAGAGATTTATATATCAAACAAGTTCGTCCGTTCAACGATTAA
- the mnmA gene encoding tRNA 2-thiouridine(34) synthase MnmA produces the protein MKRVVVGLSGGVDSSVAAYLLQQQGYEVIGLFMKNWHDDSVTISNECPWLEDSNDALLVAEKLGIPFQTVDLSEEYKEKIVDYMFNEYEKGRTPNPDVLCNREIKFDVFMKIALSLGADYVATGHYCQKSEIEVDGKTVYQLIAGNDVNKDQSYFLCQLSQEQLSKALFPIGALTKPEVREIAAEMELVTAEKKDSQGLCFIGKVRLPEFLQQKLQPKEGKIVQVDKNDPIYNADQSTALSLEEKLKLESQKLEYLPTMGKVVGKHQGAHYFTVGQRKGLNVGGTTDPLFVIATDVETNTIYTGLSSQHPGLFKKALFVEKSEVHWIREDMTLKAGEKMEVMARIRYRQPLQKAVLYQFEDGMYVEFEEPQSAITEGQFVAWYLENELVGSGVIS, from the coding sequence ATGAAACGAGTAGTTGTTGGACTTTCAGGTGGAGTAGATTCTAGTGTTGCAGCATATTTATTGCAGCAACAAGGATACGAAGTTATTGGCCTTTTTATGAAGAACTGGCACGATGATTCGGTTACTATTTCTAACGAATGTCCTTGGCTTGAAGACAGTAACGATGCTTTGCTTGTTGCTGAAAAACTTGGAATTCCGTTTCAAACTGTTGATTTGAGCGAAGAATACAAAGAAAAAATCGTTGATTATATGTTCAACGAGTACGAAAAAGGAAGAACTCCAAATCCGGACGTGCTTTGTAACCGCGAAATCAAATTTGATGTGTTTATGAAAATCGCTTTAAGTCTTGGTGCAGATTACGTAGCAACAGGGCATTACTGCCAAAAAAGCGAAATTGAAGTGGATGGGAAAACGGTTTATCAATTGATTGCCGGGAATGACGTCAACAAAGACCAATCGTATTTCTTATGCCAATTGTCGCAAGAGCAATTGTCTAAAGCTTTGTTTCCAATTGGAGCCTTAACAAAACCAGAAGTACGCGAAATCGCTGCCGAAATGGAATTGGTTACGGCAGAGAAAAAAGATTCTCAGGGTTTGTGTTTTATTGGGAAAGTTCGTCTTCCAGAGTTTTTGCAGCAAAAATTACAGCCTAAAGAAGGGAAAATTGTTCAGGTTGATAAAAATGATCCAATCTATAATGCTGACCAATCAACAGCGCTTTCTTTGGAGGAAAAATTAAAGTTAGAATCTCAAAAATTAGAATATCTTCCAACAATGGGGAAAGTAGTTGGAAAACATCAAGGCGCTCATTATTTTACAGTTGGACAAAGAAAAGGTCTGAATGTAGGAGGAACAACAGATCCTTTGTTTGTAATTGCGACAGATGTAGAAACCAATACAATTTATACCGGTTTATCGAGCCAGCATCCAGGTCTATTTAAAAAAGCACTTTTTGTTGAAAAATCTGAAGTGCATTGGATTAGAGAAGACATGACGCTGAAAGCAGGAGAAAAAATGGAAGTGATGGCAAGAATTCGTTACCGTCAGCCTTTGCAAAAAGCTGTTTTATATCAATTTGAAGACGGAATGTATGTTGAGTTTGAAGAACCGCAGTCTGCCATTACAGAAGGACAATTTGTTGCTTGGTATTTAGAAAATGAATTAGTTGGTTCGGGAGTAATTTCTTAG
- a CDS encoding S8 family serine peptidase: protein MRCHFTFLLLLLSVAVFAQEDAWVYFNGKPNAKAFYDNPLTELSQKALDRRTNQNIALDITDAPLETSYVNQVASSAGISVKAQSKWLNALHIQGTQANINALKSLAFVSRIEFANKTLNTTGKRVFETSINQTHDKLKTTIDYSYGNSANQIQMLNGQVLHQQNYTGEGKIIAVLDAGFPGVNTAQPFENLRNKNKILGGYDYTTRNANFYAGDDHGTLVLSTMGGYKENSLIGTAPNASYYLFITEIDAQEIPLEESLWVEAAEKADALGVDIITTSLGYFMQRDNPNYNHTYSEMNGITTFISRGAEIAFSKGILVLASAGNEGTQVEKHIGSPADAVSVLAVGSVNASKVKAGSSSIGPSYDGRVKPDVMAQGVAATVSDPNGNIVTANGTSFSCPIMAGMAASLWQAFPNKTNKEIRQMIVASADRYANPDNNYGYGIPNFGTALSVDSFIAEASFVVYPNPAKNEVSFSFANENSTASVTIYSILGQKLIEEKINNSNPVLSLQSLQNGLYLYSFDADKLHKTGKIIKQ, encoded by the coding sequence ATGAGATGTCACTTTACTTTTCTTTTATTGCTTCTTTCAGTTGCGGTATTTGCGCAAGAAGATGCTTGGGTCTATTTTAATGGAAAGCCTAATGCAAAAGCTTTTTATGACAATCCGTTAACTGAACTTTCGCAAAAGGCTTTGGATCGAAGAACGAACCAAAATATCGCTTTAGATATTACAGATGCTCCTCTAGAAACTTCGTACGTCAATCAAGTTGCTTCAAGTGCAGGAATCTCCGTAAAAGCGCAATCAAAATGGCTGAATGCACTCCATATTCAAGGAACTCAGGCCAATATTAATGCTTTAAAATCATTAGCTTTCGTATCTAGAATTGAGTTTGCCAATAAGACTTTAAATACTACAGGAAAAAGAGTTTTTGAAACGTCTATTAATCAGACTCATGATAAGTTAAAAACGACAATTGATTATTCGTACGGGAATTCTGCAAATCAAATTCAGATGCTGAACGGACAGGTTTTGCATCAGCAGAATTATACTGGAGAAGGAAAAATTATAGCCGTTTTGGATGCAGGCTTTCCGGGTGTGAACACAGCTCAGCCATTTGAAAATCTTAGGAATAAAAATAAAATTTTAGGCGGTTACGATTATACTACAAGAAATGCCAATTTTTATGCAGGAGATGATCATGGAACTTTAGTGCTTTCGACAATGGGAGGTTATAAAGAAAATTCATTGATTGGAACGGCTCCAAATGCATCCTACTATCTTTTCATCACAGAAATCGATGCACAGGAAATTCCATTAGAAGAATCGCTTTGGGTTGAAGCCGCTGAAAAAGCAGATGCTTTAGGTGTTGATATTATCACTACGTCATTAGGTTATTTTATGCAGCGGGACAATCCAAATTACAATCACACGTATAGTGAAATGAATGGAATTACGACTTTTATTTCTCGTGGTGCAGAGATTGCTTTTAGCAAGGGAATATTGGTTTTGGCTTCTGCAGGAAATGAAGGAACTCAAGTAGAAAAACATATTGGTTCACCTGCAGACGCTGTTTCGGTGCTGGCAGTTGGCTCTGTTAATGCATCAAAAGTAAAAGCTGGTTCAAGTTCAATTGGGCCAAGTTATGACGGCAGAGTAAAACCTGATGTTATGGCGCAAGGAGTTGCTGCAACAGTTTCTGATCCAAATGGGAATATTGTTACAGCAAACGGAACTTCGTTTTCCTGTCCGATAATGGCAGGAATGGCAGCCTCTTTATGGCAGGCATTTCCAAATAAAACCAATAAAGAGATCAGACAGATGATCGTAGCGTCTGCTGATAGATATGCCAATCCGGATAATAATTACGGATATGGAATTCCAAATTTTGGCACAGCATTAAGCGTTGATAGTTTTATTGCAGAAGCTTCATTTGTAGTATATCCAAATCCTGCTAAAAATGAGGTTTCGTTTTCTTTTGCAAATGAAAATAGCACAGCATCAGTAACGATCTATTCTATATTGGGGCAAAAATTAATAGAAGAAAAAATTAATAATTCAAATCCAGTTCTTTCCTTGCAATCGCTTCAAAACGGATTGTATCTTTATAGTTTTGATGCTGATAAGTTGCACAAAACAGGAAAAATAATCAAGCAATAA